The sequence CCAACCTAAAACAAAAACTACTCAAACGTATAACTGCTTTTAACGGTTTCTGTAACCCTAAAATAGCCATATGGAACATTATCGGGATTATCCTCATTTATACAATTTCCAACCAAAGCCACAGGTGTTGGGCTAAATGGATCTCCAGCTCCTTCAAACTGTTCTATTAAAAGTTGTAGATAGTTGTAATAATCTTCTGAAGCGCTTAAAAAGACAATATCAACAATATCTCCTGGTTTAAATTCTACAATGTTATCTTCTTCATTTTCTATCTTTTCGTAATAAAAATCAGCCTCGTTCCCATTAATGAACTCATCTTTTATGTAAAAAAGCTCAGGTAATAAATCCACACGACCTTGAAAACGCAAAAAATAATAGTTTTCTTCGTCTTCCGGATCTACGAACGAAACGTTTACTTCAAGAACTTCATCGTCTTCACCTTGGTCTTTGGATTGTGTAATGGATGAAATATCAGTAACCGGAAGTAAAGTTTCGGTAGCGGTATATCTTTCGTTCTCATATATAACTTCCAGGGAGTAGGTATTGCCAATAACAGGAATGAACGAAGATGTAGTATATCTACCATTATTCTGATCCTCAAAAACAAATTCTGTGTTATCATTGGTGTTTGTTACCCTCACTGTTGCTCCAGTAACTCCATTGTTTTGTTGATTTTCAAAAAATGGGGTAGAAGTACTGAGTAAGATAGTCTGCTCGTTACCTGTTGTCCCTTTTTCCCA is a genomic window of Flagellimonas sp. CMM7 containing:
- a CDS encoding DUF4249 domain-containing protein, producing the protein MKLYHKILFIFLVVISASCTDVVDVDVPEGPIRLTIEASLDWEKGTTGNEQTILLSTSTPFFENQQNNGVTGATVRVTNTNDNTEFVFEDQNNGRYTTSSFIPVIGNTYSLEVIYENERYTATETLLPVTDISSITQSKDQGEDDEVLEVNVSFVDPEDEENYYFLRFQGRVDLLPELFYIKDEFINGNEADFYYEKIENEEDNIVEFKPGDIVDIVFLSASEDYYNYLQLLIEQFEGAGDPFSPTPVALVGNCINEDNPDNVPYGYFRVTETVKSSYTFE